The Pelagibacterium halotolerans B2 genome has a segment encoding these proteins:
- a CDS encoding BMP family ABC transporter substrate-binding protein, whose product MKTLLSTLTAATALSLTLVPAAMAQDEPVEACFVYVGSHTDGGWSQAHDIARLAVEEEYGDAVETRFIENVAEATSEGAIERMARSGCDIIFTTSFGFMDPTIAVAERFPDVLFEHATGYKTAPNVSVYNSRFYEGRYIQGVIAASMSEAGVAGYIGSFPIPEVVQGINAFMLGAQSINPDFAVKVVWANSWYDPGAEADAAKVLMDQGVDIITQHTDSTAPMQEAAARGIKAFGQASDMIEAGPETQLTAIVDTWAPYYIERVGAVIDGTWETSDSWDGLVDGILTMAPYTNMPEEVAALAEETEEAIKSGELVVFTGPINKQDGSVWLAEGEQADDGTLLGLNFYVEGVDDQLPQ is encoded by the coding sequence CCCGCCGCCATGGCGCAGGATGAACCTGTGGAAGCCTGCTTTGTCTATGTCGGTTCGCACACCGACGGTGGCTGGAGCCAGGCCCACGACATCGCCCGCCTCGCGGTCGAAGAAGAATATGGCGACGCTGTCGAAACCCGGTTCATCGAAAACGTCGCCGAAGCCACCTCCGAAGGCGCCATCGAGCGTATGGCGCGTTCGGGCTGCGATATCATCTTCACCACCTCGTTCGGGTTCATGGATCCCACCATCGCCGTTGCCGAGCGTTTCCCCGACGTGCTGTTCGAACACGCCACCGGCTACAAGACCGCACCCAACGTTTCGGTTTACAATTCGCGCTTCTATGAAGGCCGCTACATTCAGGGCGTGATTGCCGCCTCGATGTCCGAGGCTGGTGTGGCCGGCTACATCGGCTCGTTCCCCATCCCCGAGGTCGTACAGGGCATCAATGCCTTCATGCTCGGCGCCCAGTCGATCAACCCCGATTTCGCCGTCAAGGTCGTCTGGGCCAACTCCTGGTACGATCCCGGTGCGGAAGCCGATGCCGCCAAGGTCCTGATGGACCAGGGCGTCGATATCATCACCCAGCACACCGATTCCACAGCCCCTATGCAGGAAGCCGCCGCCCGTGGCATCAAGGCGTTCGGTCAGGCTTCCGACATGATCGAAGCGGGTCCTGAAACCCAGCTCACGGCGATCGTCGACACCTGGGCGCCCTATTACATCGAGCGCGTCGGTGCGGTCATCGACGGCACCTGGGAAACCTCGGATAGCTGGGACGGGCTGGTCGACGGTATTCTGACAATGGCGCCTTACACCAACATGCCAGAAGAGGTCGCGGCGCTCGCCGAAGAAACCGAGGAAGCCATCAAGTCCGGCGAACTCGTCGTCTTCACCGGCCCGATCAACAAGCAGGACGGAAGCGTCTGGCTCGCCGAGGGCGAACAGGCGGACGACGGCACTTTGCTCGGTCTGAACTTCTACGTCGAAGGCGTGGACGACCAGCTTCCCCAATAA